AGCATGCTCTGATAAAaggcacaataaaaaaaaacaatacattaccCGTGTGAAACAATATTAACAAAGAGTACAGTCCTGGTCATGGTTCAATACTTACCGTCAGGTTTTGAATACCCTCAGAGAAAGCTCCGATCTGTCTCACAGTTCCCTCAGAGTCCTCCATCTGTGAAACAGGAAGCAGCTTTCAAACTCAACTAACTGAACCCCCCAATAGAGTATGGAAACCTAAGTTGTACAGACTACTACTGAAAAATATCAACAGAAGACCAAAGCTGATTCAAATTGGGAGTGTTGTAAAAAAGATTTGTATCCATATAATGAAGAAATACATGCCGTTGACATATTTcagatatactgtacatgcaatgaataacttttttttaaaggaggtgTGAATAAAATCATCTGTCAACAGTCCCTTTGAAGAACAAGCTCACCTGTTCCAGCCTGTCAAGGTCATCCTCGTAGATTTGGAGTTCGAAGCCTTTCTGGAAGCTTCGTCCCTTTGGCATCTCCACATCCATCGGACACACATACTCCGCTGTCTCATCCGGCTTTTTCCTCCTCAAACTTCCAAAGTTACCAAATGACAGTTTCCTTGGCTGGTATGAGCgaggagagagaagacaagAAAAGTATAAATGTTTGGTAAAGCTACGCTCAGAGGAATATGTGCATTCCTGTTTGCATAATCAGAATGTGCTTTTTGACCATTCAAATCTTAAACCTTTCAATAACCAAGTTACCAGGTTTTTGTGAATACCCAATTGCAGTAAATGTGCCAACTTGTATATGCATGTCCAATCAAAGTTGATTGTAAATGTAGTCAATTGAAACAATACATTTCTGCTTGTGCTGCGATATTGCCGGCAGTGCTTAGAATGCCAAAATGAACTGGAGGGGTCCTCGTCATGCACATGTTCTGGCACAACTAGCTCTCACATGCATTTCTTCAGCCGCATAATCTGGCTCAAATACTCCTGAATTTACTGTATGAGGAGTCAGCcaaaacactgtaaaatgtatggCCCACAGCATCTTCTCATATTTTGAGAAGCCATTTTTGTTGTTGGAAACCCAGCTAGTTTGCAATACAAGCTGAGAGAACGACAAAGTTCTGTTGCAGCATCAAAACAGATTGGACATCCACTGATCAGCTGTTCTTTTAGAGAGTTTAAGGAAGTATACCGTTTAAAGAGCATGTTAAGTCTTTAATTATTCTCTTGTATATTATTTGAATTTACCATTTATAAGATGTTTGTCCTGTCAAAATTGTTAAATAATTATGCAAAATCCAAAATTGGGATTTTCTTGGATATTCAGGGGTATGAGAAGGTAACCCGTGTAACCACTGGAAGAGAAGTTCTAGCAGCACTATTTTGAAGTTACCTTGACTTTAGTGGTGGCAGTTAGCAGAGTGTAGTCTGGGTTTTCTAGGCACTCCTGTTTGAGCTGCTGGGCCTCTGAGCCAATGAGCAGGTTGAAATGTGTGCCGAGGTGACGGCGTAGCAAAGTCTTGTTGGGGGGGATGTTCAGCAGCAAAGCCATGGTCTCCACGTTGAACCGTGGCTCTAGAACctgaagagagaggaaatgtaTTAGGAGTGGATACATTCAGAAGAGCATCTCTGTTCCTCGGGAAGTCTGAACGCCAGTCTCTCTCACCATCAGGCCTCCGTGCACGCCGCTGCCTCTCAGGTTGGGAGCGTATTCAGCAAGGTCTGCAGAGCGCAGCCACTCCATAACCCTATGGTTGGTCCATTGGGAAATCTCTGCTGGAGAAATATTGTTCTGCGGGTACAATTCACAgaaagtggagagaaaaaagaagaagaaaacaaacaataattaGAAATGGAGTATGATCACAACAGCTGTACAATATATAACAGGCTGCTTATTACTCAGCTGATGTTAAAGTGAATGCACCTCGTCAGACGGTCTACGACGCAAGCAGTTGGGCTCATAGTTGTTGAGTCGGAGCACTTGGATAGCTCGCTTGATACTGAGGTGATGCAGGACACTGCCCACTTTCAGAGAAAGCAGGTCATCCTGAGGAACAAAGGAAGACATCAATGACTTAGTGAAACAtccaaacaataaaagcaaagtttatttaaagctgtgacaaagtattcattttaaaaccacATTATAGACTTTTGCTGTAAAAATTAACATTCCCTGAAACCTCTGTGAAGAATCACAATTTGCCATCCCCAGGGGAGCTCATGTGACTGAATGCAATAATCCTAATGCGAAATGTCAGACCTTCTTTACAAAGTCTGTGCAGAGACACTCACCACTGTCATGTAGTGCAGCATGCGACCATCCACCCTCCCCTCATCAAATTGGGTCTTATACTGAGGCAGACCAATGTCATCCAGCCATCCTGACAGTGAACAGAAAGAGCAAAATGTCATAAGGAAGAAGTCAAGTTAACAGTCAAATATAATTCTAAATAAAAGTggttaagaagaagaaaaacaaagaaaaatagaaaaagggcTTCAGAGTTCCTCTGACCGGGAGATCATTGATAACTCGCTGGTACTCACTCGTCACCCAGTGGTAGTCCAGCTTTCCCTtattatcctcctcctctgagcCCAGCGCCTGCAGAGCCAGCTGCAGCTTCTTTCTGTGCAGCGGATGTTTGATGCCCAGCTCCTAAACATCCACAAGAAGGCAAGTAAAGATTACGCAGACATCATCTGAGGGGCTCCGTACTGCAGTAAGTTCAACAACAAGAATGCTTTGGCAGTTTGCCAGCTTTGCTAAACTTATTAAATTATTCTGCGTCATCTCACCCTCTCCAGGTCCTGCTGTGAGGCCTGTAGCAGCGTCTGACCAGAGGAGATCCATACACGCGCCATGTTCACATAAAGGCCGAGACCCTGCCCCTGCAGCCAGTCGCACACCTGATCCCTTGACCAGCGTGCAAAAGGAGCATCAACatcactaataaaaaaaaattacaaaatgttgtcAAAACTTTCAAAAATATATGTAGGGAGACCTTTGTAGTGGtctacaaagtaacacaaatgcaaacaagtTTAAATTGTGTGTATAGTATATGCATTTTGTTAGCCAAACCAAAATCATCTCCTGGTTTCTGAATTTTAATTGTACACCAGAGGTCCTGACAAGCAAAGCACACAGTCTCATCATTCAGGCTGAACGCACAGACTTACTTGTTCTCTCTTTTGAGGTCACGAGACCAACCCAATCTGGGTCCTGCTGTGGCTCGCACTCCACCTCTCTTGAAATCACCTTCTGGGAGGTTGTCATCCAGGTTGAATGTGGTAGACTGACTCCTTTTTAGCCTTAAAGATACAACATTCAATGTTACATCCTCACAATAAAATGATGGCATTTGTAATAAAATGATCTGCAAAGTCTTTATATTTAGGCCCTATTGAAACATGTTTATTATGGCCTGAGCAACGACAACGTGGAGTTGACATGTTCTCCACGTGTCAGCCAGGGTTGAATCTGGTGGACTCAAcccaaatataaaaacatgcatttttctCATACGCAAATTTTATCAGATCCACTTCAAATTTGGTCAGTACAATCTAAAGATTTTAGTGATTAAAAGCTCTACATTTTGAAGGAACGGCACAGCCGTGGTGTGGCGGCCATTTTATGTGAATTTCCATCAACCAAGCTCATGTAACTCCACTGGACTTGCTCGACTCTGGCCCAAACTTGCTATGCTTGATAAAGTTCACGGCCTGAGTATGTCGACAAGCCAATTTTTACTCagagtcatagcgccacctactggcaacaggaagtcagtggtaTGTGACAAACAGCAAATCCGATTTCCATAACATTTACATGATATTGTATAAAAcgtgttgatgcatgttgtctagTGCCATACAGTATTACTTTATAAAAGAGTTATTGTTAAAATGAAAAGCTTAAGATTCTATATGTTGTTTTCTACTCACTTCCCAAAGAGTTTCTTTATTCCTTTGGACTTTTTCCTGCTCTCTGGGGTTGTAGACAACGTGTTGGTGCTGTCGCTGTTAGCCAACCTCTGTGGCAGCCCGGCCAGATCCAGATGTTCAGTGCCCTGTTGCTCTGTTTCAGCTGTACAAACAAATGACcacagaaaataatcagcatCATGAGAATCAGTGTGGGAAACGGAGCTGCTGCACAGGGTCAGTGTGGAGACCCAGAAAACTCAGACAGACACATGATGTCTCCTAGACCTAGACAGAAAGAGAGGTGGGCATCAAAAGCAATACCCTCTCTAGTATGCATGCATCATACACCTGATGTCCAACTACATCTGTATTAACATTTTATTAGATTAAAAAGAGGATCATTAGTTTTGTTTTAGATTTTTTGTGTGGGAGGCCTTCAAGATCCAAATACATAATTTGATCTGATAATCTGGATCTTGAAACCGATGCATGTTTGTTTGGAGAAGGGtttgatgggaaaaaaaaaaagaaaaaagaaagaaaagagtgtAAACAAATACATGCAGGCACACAGGCAAATAAACAGACTCTATGTGTTGGACATTTGGGCAACAATGGGTAGCGAGCAGGGTGGGGCTGTTGAAGCACTGAGACGGGACGATACAAATACAGTATGTCAGCTGGATGGACGAGTTTAGAAGGGGCAACGGTTAAAGCAATATAGGAAATATTCAGTGGTTTCCTTTGCCGTCGTCAacccttcaacgacctgtggttTATACTGTACCTAGCATAGGCGCACTTGCACTCCGGCTGCGGTCTTCATGTGTTATAAAGCACACATAACACACGACACGGTCcaacagaaaaagaacaagacaaaGGGCAGACATTATGATTGAAATAAGAACCGGATTGTAGCGGTGGaacaaacagacatacacatgtacagtacacacaaaaaacacttgAATGAAGGCCATACATCAGAAACAGACTTCCATAATTAAATGGGGACCACAGTTTGTCTGGGCTGCAAATTATGGTCGTGGTCCATATAATGTTCCATGGGTGTGGCTTGggaaaataaaaagttgttCATGGAAGAAAATCACAGTCACTCAATTTTGCACGGACGATATCTTAATGGCAAAATGGCAACAAATACAGGGCGAGTCACCTTTTGGACTGGTCTAGCTGCTATATCATGTGGTTTACGCTTACCGAGGTTCGGGGTACCGGCTGTCTTCTTGGCTCCACGGATCTTGAAGAAGCCCTTTCCAAAGGATGAACGAGCCTTTCTCGAGCCAAAGTTGTCATCCTCTGTGGTGGCAGGCAAGGTGGCTGAAGGACTCATGGGTGGCTTTTCACTGGTCTCTTCACTAGCATTCTTGCAGAggagaaaaaacatttctcCCACATGACTGTCATGTTCATACATACTGGCCTACAAGTACTGGTCAAGTATAACGTGTTTAAACTTGTAGCCAACTATTTGCCTTCATAATTCAAATACTGTAACCTTTACTGTAAAGAAACAGAATGAAGTAAGTGGACTACACACAACCTGTAGGAATGCTAGGGTGCATTTTACAGActaaaacaaagagacattttggTGACGGTGAAAGGCTACTTGTTTTTGTTACGAATCAAAAACTTCCTGGGAAGTAATGGTGTGCAATAACGTTTTTGCCAAAGTTCAGACAAAGGACTTAGTAATTTTTACCTTTTGATTATTGCTCTTATCCAGCTGGTCTCGGCTGCCAGTCTTTGTAGCATCTTGGCTGCTGAAATACCAAACCATAACAATATACACTTAACTCATGGCAGTGTAGTAGATTTGGTCATTACAAGCAGCAGCAAATtcaaatatttacaatgttaGGTCTAATTCTGTTAAAATAGTATCTAGTAACTAAATAATTATGTGGAgagcaaaaaaaagtatttttgaatTATTGTCCAGTTGCACCAAATCAAATGAACATAAGTCAGTAATTGTCACCGACTACACTGGAAAGCCTTCAGGTCATACTTCAATGACAGAAACTTGAATTGCagtaaataaatgcatgtgaAAGGGGGTGCAGTCTCTTATATTTACCTTTCTACATCTGTTGGTGCCGACTCTGATACTCCTTCTGGATCTGAAGGGCTAGGTGTGGGTGAAGACTCTTCATTCAGTCCATTGAGGATCTCCAACTAGACACAGATCAGAGCGAGGAAGGAAGACAGAAATATATACACAGAAATTaccattttaaaaatcaaagtCTTACAAATGAGCTTGCATATTCTTCTGCGGGCCATGAGACTACAGCAGTCTATTCCTCTCCACACATGCTTCGAGAACTGACAGCCAATGTTATTCATTTGATAATGTCAAACCTGTCAACACTCATTTCGCAAGGGCAAAATCTATGCGAGCAATTAGTGCTTTATTGAGCATTTCAGAGTTTCATGAGATGTGAAGTTgcttgaggggaaaaaaatggacATTCAGTAGCAACCATAGCAATACATTAGAAAGATAACCATCTGAAGTTTCTAATGCGAAGTTTAGCATCTTACATCAAATTTCTTGTGATATTAGCGAATGCTCGCCCCCTCTTGCGACTGTTAAGATTGATTTTTAAAGGCTAGCATTTGTGTCACACAAACCTCATCTGGGCTCCTCCTTTTCAGTTGTTCATCTGTAACTTCATACTTTTCTGACTCCGCAAACACAGGGATGGTTGACAAGAATGCAATGGATTCATCACCATGACTCTCGATGTGCTCGGTATCTTTGCTTTTCTCTGGAGTAGACATTGATTAAGATGCAGAGTTAAATGTTTCATGTACAATTACAGAATCAGCTGTTTTATTTAGCACTGATCAAATCTATCTGAGTCCAGCCATGTCTATCATCTCCAGATACAAGACAGCctcaaatgaaatgtgttgcagAAAGATGATTGAACGAGTGTAACGTCACACAGCCAGCTCAGGGCAATACAAATACACCCATAGGAAAACAAGCAGccaaatagattttaaaaaggtttaaaatgtTAGAGTGTCCTTCAACACATAAACTAGAGCAGTTTTCAAAGCAGTCCCTGCTCTcaaacaaatgagaaaaataaggCTAACCAGATGTTCCCTGTGGTGGATTAGCTCTAGCTCAAGTTTGAGTCTCTGCAAGATGACATACATATCAATAATTTACTGACATATATCTCACCTTTCTTCCCTTGCACCGACATCACCATCTCTTGAACCTTCTTATACCGCAGCAGCGACTGCTTTAGTTCATCAATCTTTCGATCCTGCAAAGACAATTAAAACCACAGTGAGCAAATGCTCCAGGAGAGTTGAATCACTTGATTTGGCAGAAAGCGAATCACAACTGGTCAAATGTACCTTCTCTTCATTGGCTGCCATCAACGACTCAGCTGCCTTTTTCATTCTCTGCACTTCCACATCTAGCGAGGACAGAAAATTATTACAGACAAAAAACTGttgtgttgacagttgtgaAGTTTGAGG
Above is a genomic segment from Cyclopterus lumpus isolate fCycLum1 chromosome 6, fCycLum1.pri, whole genome shotgun sequence containing:
- the ppfibp1b gene encoding liprin-beta-1b isoform X1; this translates as MMADASDMLAAALEQMDGIIAGSKALDYSNGLYDCQSPTSPFMGSLRALHLLEDLRSVLELMDTEERESLRCQIPDSTADSLVEWLHGHLSNGHISLSGADHYQERLSRIESDKESLVLQVSVLTDQVEAQGEKIRDLDFCLDEHRDKLNATEEMLQQELMCRNALETQKLELISEVSNLKLKLNTIEKDRLDFDDRFRDSEDLILEINELRYRLTELESEKQQYEKKLKSTKEELAILRRQLEGPDGEMRRLQDETGFKITASSSSDPTERVSHPDETLRKRLKEKHVEVQRMKKAAESLMAANEEKDRKIDELKQSLLRYKKVQEMVMSVQGKKEKSKDTEHIESHGDESIAFLSTIPVFAESEKYEVTDEQLKRRSPDELEILNGLNEESSPTPSPSDPEGVSESAPTDVESSQDATKTGSRDQLDKSNNQKNASEETSEKPPMSPSATLPATTEDDNFGSRKARSSFGKGFFKIRGAKKTAGTPNLDRSRSASAPMLAETEQQGTEHLDLAGLPQRLANSDSTNTLSTTPESRKKSKGIKKLFGKLKRSQSTTFNLDDNLPEGDFKRGGVRATAGPRLGWSRDLKRENNDVDAPFARWSRDQVCDWLQGQGLGLYVNMARVWISSGQTLLQASQQDLERELGIKHPLHRKKLQLALQALGSEEEDNKGKLDYHWVTRWLDDIGLPQYKTQFDEGRVDGRMLHYMTVDDLLSLKVGSVLHHLSIKRAIQVLRLNNYEPNCLRRRPSDENNISPAEISQWTNHRVMEWLRSADLAEYAPNLRGSGVHGGLMVLEPRFNVETMALLLNIPPNKTLLRRHLGTHFNLLIGSEAQQLKQECLENPDYTLLTATTKVKPRKLSFGNFGSLRRKKPDETAEYVCPMDVEMPKGRSFQKGFELQIYEDDLDRLEQMEDSEGTVRQIGAFSEGIQNLTSMLKDDEFFKEASNSPNLSVTDEDSNA
- the ppfibp1b gene encoding liprin-beta-1b isoform X5, with translation MMADASDMLAAALEQMDGIIAGSKALDYSNGLYDCQSPTSPFMGSLRALHLLEDLRSVLELMDTEERESLRCQIPDSTADSLVEWLHGHLSNGHISLSGADHYQERLSRIESDKESLVLQVSVLTDQVEAQGEKIRDLDFCLDEHRDKLNATEEMLQQELMCRNALETQKLELISEVSNLKLKLNTIEKDRLDFDDRFRDSEDLILEINELRYRLTELESEKQQYEKKLKSTKEELAILRRQLEGPDGEMRRLQDETGFKITASSSSDPTERDVEVQRMKKAAESLMAANEEKDRKIDELKQSLLRYKKVQEMVMSVQGKKEKSKDTEHIESHGDESIAFLSTIPVFAESEKYEVTDEQLKRRSPDELEILNGLNEESSPTPSPSDPEGVSESAPTDVESSQDATKTGSRDQLDKSNNQKNASEETSEKPPMSPSATLPATTEDDNFGSRKARSSFGKGFFKIRGAKKTAGTPNLAETEQQGTEHLDLAGLPQRLANSDSTNTLSTTPESRKKSKGIKKLFGKLKRSQSTTFNLDDNLPEGDFKRGGVRATAGPRLGWSRDLKRENNDVDAPFARWSRDQVCDWLQGQGLGLYVNMARVWISSGQTLLQASQQDLERELGIKHPLHRKKLQLALQALGSEEEDNKGKLDYHWVTRWLDDIGLPQYKTQFDEGRVDGRMLHYMTVDDLLSLKVGSVLHHLSIKRAIQVLRLNNYEPNCLRRRPSDENNISPAEISQWTNHRVMEWLRSADLAEYAPNLRGSGVHGGLMVLEPRFNVETMALLLNIPPNKTLLRRHLGTHFNLLIGSEAQQLKQECLENPDYTLLTATTKVKPRKLSFGNFGSLRRKKPDETAEYVCPMDVEMPKGRSFQKGFELQIYEDDLDRLEQMEDSEGTVRQIGAFSEGIQNLTSMLKDDEFFKEASNSPNLSVTDEDSNA
- the ppfibp1b gene encoding liprin-beta-1b isoform X2, yielding MMADASDMLAAALEQMDGIIAGSKALDYSNGLYDCQSPTSPFMGSLRALHLLEDLRSVLELMDTEERESLRCQIPDSTADSLVEWLHGHLSNGHISLSGADHYQERLSRIESDKESLVLQVSVLTDQVEAQGEKIRDLDFCLDEHRDKLNATEEMLQQELMCRNALETQKLELISEVSNLKLKLNTIEKDRLDFDDRFRDSEDLILEINELRYRLTELESEKQQYEKKLKSTKEELAILRRQLEGPDGEMRRLQDETGFKITASSSSDPTERVSHPDETLRKRLKEKHVEVQRMKKAAESLMAANEEKDRKIDELKQSLLRYKKVQEMVMSVQGKKEKSKDTEHIESHGDESIAFLSTIPVFAESEKYEVTDEQLKRRSPDELEILNGLNEESSPTPSPSDPEGVSESAPTDVESSQDATKTGSRDQLDKSNNQKNASEETSEKPPMSPSATLPATTEDDNFGSRKARSSFGKGFFKIRGAKKTAGTPNLAETEQQGTEHLDLAGLPQRLANSDSTNTLSTTPESRKKSKGIKKLFGKLKRSQSTTFNLDDNLPEGDFKRGGVRATAGPRLGWSRDLKRENNDVDAPFARWSRDQVCDWLQGQGLGLYVNMARVWISSGQTLLQASQQDLERELGIKHPLHRKKLQLALQALGSEEEDNKGKLDYHWVTRWLDDIGLPQYKTQFDEGRVDGRMLHYMTVDDLLSLKVGSVLHHLSIKRAIQVLRLNNYEPNCLRRRPSDENNISPAEISQWTNHRVMEWLRSADLAEYAPNLRGSGVHGGLMVLEPRFNVETMALLLNIPPNKTLLRRHLGTHFNLLIGSEAQQLKQECLENPDYTLLTATTKVKPRKLSFGNFGSLRRKKPDETAEYVCPMDVEMPKGRSFQKGFELQIYEDDLDRLEQMEDSEGTVRQIGAFSEGIQNLTSMLKDDEFFKEASNSPNLSVTDEDSNA
- the ppfibp1b gene encoding liprin-beta-1b isoform X6, which gives rise to MMADASDMLAAALEQMDGIIAGSKALDYSNGLYDCQSPTSPFMGSLRALHLLEDLRSVLELMDTEERESLRCQIPDSTADSLVEWLHGHLSNGHISLSGADHYQERLSRIESDKESLVLQVSVLTDQVEAQGEKIRDLDFCLDEHRDKLNATEEMLQQELMCRNALETQKLELISEVSNLKLKLNTIEKDRLDFDDRFRDSEDLILEINELRYRLTELESEKQQYEKKLKSTKEELAILRRQLEGPDGEMRRLQDETGFKITASSSSDPTERDVEVQRMKKAAESLMAANEEKDRKIDELKQSLLRYKKVQEMVMSVQGKKEKSKDTEHIESHGDESIAFLSTIPVFAESEKYEVTDEQLKRRSPDELEILNGLNEESSPTPSPSDPEGVSESAPTDVESSQDATKTGSRDQLDKSNNQKNASEETSEKPPMSPSATLPATTEDDNFGSRKARSSFGKGFFKIRGAKKTAGTPNLAETEQQGTEHLDLAGLPQRLANSDSTNTLSTTPESRKKSKGIKKLFGKLKRSQSTTFNLDDNLPEGDFKRGGVRATAGPRLGWSRDLKRENKDQVCDWLQGQGLGLYVNMARVWISSGQTLLQASQQDLERELGIKHPLHRKKLQLALQALGSEEEDNKGKLDYHWVTRWLDDIGLPQYKTQFDEGRVDGRMLHYMTVDDLLSLKVGSVLHHLSIKRAIQVLRLNNYEPNCLRRRPSDENNISPAEISQWTNHRVMEWLRSADLAEYAPNLRGSGVHGGLMVLEPRFNVETMALLLNIPPNKTLLRRHLGTHFNLLIGSEAQQLKQECLENPDYTLLTATTKVKPRKLSFGNFGSLRRKKPDETAEYVCPMDVEMPKGRSFQKGFELQIYEDDLDRLEQMEDSEGTVRQIGAFSEGIQNLTSMLKDDEFFKEASNSPNLSVTDEDSNA
- the ppfibp1b gene encoding liprin-beta-1b isoform X3; protein product: MMADASDMLAAALEQMDGIIAGSKALDYSNGLYDCQSPTSPFMGSLRALHLLEDLRSVLELMDTEERESLRCQIPDSTADSLVEWLHGHLSNGHISLSGADHYQERLSRIESDKESLVLQVSVLTDQVEAQGEKIRDLDFCLDEHRDKLNATEEMLQQELMCRNALETQKLELISEVSNLKLKLNTIEKDRLDFDDRFRDSEDLILEINELRYRLTELESEKQQYEKKLKSTKEELAILRRQLEGPDGEMRRLQDETGFKITASSSSDPTERVSHPDETLRKRLKEKHVEVQRMKKAAESLMAANEEKDRKIDELKQSLLRYKKVQEMVMSVQGKKEKSKDTEHIESHGDESIAFLSTIPVFAESEKYEVTDEQLKRRSPDELEILNGLNEESSPTPSPSDPEGVSESAPTDVESSQDATKTGSRDQLDKSNNQKNASEETSEKPPMSPSATLPATTEDDNFGSRKARSSFGKGFFKIRGAKKTAGTPNLDRSRSASAPMLAETEQQGTEHLDLAGLPQRLANSDSTNTLSTTPESRKKSKGIKKLFGKLKRSQSTTFNLDDNLPEGDFKRGGVRATAGPRLGWSRDLKRENKDQVCDWLQGQGLGLYVNMARVWISSGQTLLQASQQDLERELGIKHPLHRKKLQLALQALGSEEEDNKGKLDYHWVTRWLDDIGLPQYKTQFDEGRVDGRMLHYMTVDDLLSLKVGSVLHHLSIKRAIQVLRLNNYEPNCLRRRPSDENNISPAEISQWTNHRVMEWLRSADLAEYAPNLRGSGVHGGLMVLEPRFNVETMALLLNIPPNKTLLRRHLGTHFNLLIGSEAQQLKQECLENPDYTLLTATTKVKPRKLSFGNFGSLRRKKPDETAEYVCPMDVEMPKGRSFQKGFELQIYEDDLDRLEQMEDSEGTVRQIGAFSEGIQNLTSMLKDDEFFKEASNSPNLSVTDEDSNA
- the ppfibp1b gene encoding liprin-beta-1b isoform X4, with amino-acid sequence MMADASDMLAAALEQMDGIIAGSKALDYSNGLYDCQSPTSPFMGSLRALHLLEDLRSVLELMDTEERESLRCQIPDSTADSLVEWLHGHLSNGHISLSGADHYQERLSRIESDKESLVLQVSVLTDQVEAQGEKIRDLDFCLDEHRDKLNATEEMLQQELMCRNALETQKLELISEVSNLKLKLNTIEKDRLDFDDRFRDSEDLILEINELRYRLTELESEKQQYEKKLKSTKEELAILRRQLEGPDGEMRRLQDETGFKITASSSSDPTERDVEVQRMKKAAESLMAANEEKDRKIDELKQSLLRYKKVQEMVMSVQGKKEKSKDTEHIESHGDESIAFLSTIPVFAESEKYEVTDEQLKRRSPDELEILNGLNEESSPTPSPSDPEGVSESAPTDVESSQDATKTGSRDQLDKSNNQKNASEETSEKPPMSPSATLPATTEDDNFGSRKARSSFGKGFFKIRGAKKTAGTPNLDRSRSASAPMLAETEQQGTEHLDLAGLPQRLANSDSTNTLSTTPESRKKSKGIKKLFGKLKRSQSTTFNLDDNLPEGDFKRGGVRATAGPRLGWSRDLKRENNDVDAPFARWSRDQVCDWLQGQGLGLYVNMARVWISSGQTLLQASQQDLERELGIKHPLHRKKLQLALQALGSEEEDNKGKLDYHWVTRWLDDIGLPQYKTQFDEGRVDGRMLHYMTVDDLLSLKVGSVLHHLSIKRAIQVLRLNNYEPNCLRRRPSDENNISPAEISQWTNHRVMEWLRSADLAEYAPNLRGSGVHGGLMVLEPRFNVETMALLLNIPPNKTLLRRHLGTHFNLLIGSEAQQLKQECLENPDYTLLTATTKVKPRKLSFGNFGSLRRKKPDETAEYVCPMDVEMPKGRSFQKGFELQIYEDDLDRLEQMEDSEGTVRQIGAFSEGIQNLTSMLKDDEFFKEASNSPNLSVTDEDSNA